A genomic stretch from Flavobacterium sp. KS-LB2 includes:
- a CDS encoding MarC family protein: MFEIDFREIITVGMVLFAVIDIVGTIPIIVDLRSKHGHIESEKASIVAGVIMIVFLFVGEELLNLIGIDVNSFAVAGSFVLFFLALEMILGIRIYRDEEASSASIVPLAFPLIAGAGTMTTLLSLRSQFSTINIVIAIILNIILVYIVLKSSSKIEKILGENGLGVIRKTFGVVLLAIAVKLFAANVKGLFV, translated from the coding sequence ATGTTTGAAATCGATTTTAGAGAAATAATTACGGTTGGAATGGTGCTTTTTGCCGTAATTGATATCGTGGGAACCATTCCTATTATTGTTGATTTAAGATCAAAACATGGACATATAGAATCCGAAAAAGCTTCAATAGTAGCTGGTGTAATCATGATTGTCTTCCTTTTTGTGGGAGAGGAATTATTGAATTTAATAGGTATTGATGTAAACTCATTTGCCGTTGCCGGTTCATTTGTATTATTCTTTCTGGCATTAGAAATGATTTTAGGGATTCGGATTTATCGCGATGAGGAAGCGAGTTCCGCATCTATTGTCCCTTTGGCGTTCCCTTTGATAGCTGGAGCCGGAACAATGACCACTTTACTCTCGTTACGCTCCCAATTTTCTACTATAAATATTGTTATCGCAATAATTTTGAATATTATTCTAGTGTATATCGTTTTAAAATCATCCTCTAAAATCGAAAAGATACTAGGAGAAAATGGGCTTGGCGTCATTCGAAAGACTTTTGGCGTTGTACTTCTTGCGATTGCTGTTAAATTATTCGCTGCGAATGTTAAAGGTTTGTTCGTCTAA
- a CDS encoding DUF3109 family protein — protein MFQLGKTIVSEDILEKDFVCNLSACKGACCVDGDAGAPLSFEETKILEEIYPKVKPFLRKQGIAAIEAQGTWTKGTDGDLETPLIDNKDCAYVMFDGKTALCGIEQAYNQGMIDWKKPVSCHLYPIRVKDFTEFAAVNYDKWDICDPACSLGQELEVPVYKFVKEALVRKFGEDWYAELEIVAQELKK, from the coding sequence ATGTTTCAATTAGGAAAAACCATCGTCTCAGAAGACATACTCGAAAAAGATTTTGTTTGCAATTTATCAGCTTGTAAAGGGGCTTGTTGTGTTGATGGCGATGCGGGAGCTCCATTGAGCTTTGAGGAAACTAAGATTTTAGAAGAAATTTATCCTAAAGTAAAACCCTTTTTGCGCAAACAAGGCATTGCGGCTATTGAAGCGCAAGGTACTTGGACAAAAGGAACCGATGGTGATCTTGAAACGCCATTAATTGATAATAAAGATTGTGCTTACGTAATGTTTGATGGTAAGACTGCTTTGTGTGGAATCGAACAGGCATATAATCAAGGGATGATTGACTGGAAAAAACCTGTTTCCTGTCATTTGTATCCCATTCGTGTGAAAGACTTCACGGAGTTTGCTGCTGTTAATTATGACAAATGGGACATTTGCGATCCGGCCTGTTCTCTCGGTCAGGAGTTGGAAGTTCCCGTGTATAAATTTGTCAAAGAAGCGTTAGTTAGAAAGTTTGGTGAGGACTGGTATGCAGAGCTAGAAATAGTTGCACAAGAGCTCAAAAAATAA
- a CDS encoding ribonucleotide-diphosphate reductase subunit beta: protein MAQLEPILQENKNRFVIFPIKHNDIWEFYKSMEASFWTAEEIDLSQDLNDWNNKLNEDERYFIKHILAFFAASDGIVNENLAENFVNEVQYAEAKFFYGFQIMMENIHSETYSLLIDTYVKDEAEKDELFNALEVFPAIKKKADWALKWIESDSFAERLIAFAAVEGIFFSGAFCSIYWLKKRGLMPGLTFSNELISRDEGVHCDFAVHLHNHHLVNKVPKERIRSIIVDALNIEREFITESLPVSLIGMNAALMTQYLEFVADRLLVELGCDREYNTSNPFDFMDMISLQGKTNFFEKKVAEYQKAGVMNTDEDAQKISFDADF from the coding sequence ATGGCACAACTTGAACCAATTTTACAAGAAAATAAAAATCGTTTCGTGATTTTCCCAATCAAACACAATGATATTTGGGAGTTTTATAAATCAATGGAAGCTAGTTTTTGGACTGCTGAAGAAATTGATTTGTCGCAAGATTTAAACGACTGGAATAATAAGTTGAATGAGGATGAAAGGTATTTCATCAAGCATATTCTTGCTTTTTTTGCTGCCTCGGACGGAATTGTAAATGAGAATTTAGCAGAGAATTTTGTGAACGAAGTGCAATATGCTGAAGCAAAATTCTTCTATGGTTTCCAAATCATGATGGAAAATATTCACAGTGAAACGTATTCATTATTGATTGATACCTATGTGAAAGATGAAGCAGAGAAAGATGAATTATTTAATGCTTTAGAAGTTTTTCCTGCGATTAAGAAAAAAGCGGATTGGGCTTTGAAATGGATTGAGTCTGATTCGTTTGCGGAGCGTTTGATTGCTTTTGCAGCTGTGGAAGGAATCTTCTTTTCGGGAGCATTTTGTTCTATTTACTGGTTGAAAAAACGTGGATTAATGCCAGGATTAACGTTTTCTAACGAATTGATTTCTCGCGACGAAGGAGTGCACTGTGATTTTGCAGTACACTTGCACAACCACCATTTAGTAAATAAAGTTCCTAAAGAAAGAATTAGAAGCATTATCGTTGATGCCTTAAATATTGAAAGAGAGTTTATCACTGAATCGCTTCCGGTGAGTTTAATAGGAATGAATGCAGCGTTAATGACGCAATATTTAGAATTTGTTGCGGACCGTTTATTAGTTGAATTAGGTTGCGATAGAGAATACAATACTTCAAATCCTTTTGATTTTATGGATATGATTTCGCTTCAAGGGAAAACAAACTTCTTTGAAAAGAAAGTGGCCGAATATCAAAAAGCAGGTGTTATGAATACGGATGAGGATGCTCAGAAAATTAGTTTTGACGCTGATTTTTAG
- a CDS encoding ribonucleoside-diphosphate reductase subunit alpha, whose translation MYVVKRDGHKEPVMFDKITDRIKKLCYGLNDLVDAVKVAMRVIEGLYDGVSTSELDNLAAETAASMTIAHPDYAQLAARIAISNLHSNTKKSFSETMNDMFNYVNPRNGQYAPLVSDEVHKVIMDNAEFLDSHIIYNRDFNYDYFGFKTLERSYLLKINGKIVERPQHMLMRVSVGIHLDDLKSVIETYDLMSKKFFTHATPTLFNAGTPKPQMSSCFLLAMQDDSIDGIYDTLKQTAKISQSAGGIGLSIHNVRATGSYIRGTNGTSNGIVPMLRVFNDTARYVDQGGGKRKGSFAIYIETWHADIFEFLDLKKNTGKEEMRARDLFFAMWTSDLFMKRVQEDSYWTLMCPNECPGLYDVYGDDFEKMYTDYEKAGKGRKTIKAHELWEKILESQIETGTPYMLYKDAANRKSNQKNLGTIRSSNLCTEIMEYTSTDEIAVCNLASLSLPMFVENKKFNHDLLFSVTKRVTRNLNKVIDRNYYPVKEAENSNMRHRPVGLGVQGLADAFIMLRMPFTSDEAKKLNQEIFETLYFAAVTASMEMAKEEGPYSTFEGSPMSQGEFQYNLWGLKDEELSGRWDWASLRKEVMEHGVRNSLLVAPMPTASTSQILGNNEAFEPYTSNIYTRRVLSGEFIVVNKHLLHDLVERGLWNETLKQELMRNNGSVQALDIPQDLKELYKTVWEMSMKDIIDMSRQRGYFVDQSQSLNLFMQNANYSKLTSMHFYAWQSGLKTGMYYLRTKAAVDAIKFTLNNDKKAEPIEIKEQPVLERLESIAVLNEPVEMTAEEYRAMIELAKNAGPDECEMCGS comes from the coding sequence ATGTATGTAGTTAAAAGAGATGGGCACAAAGAGCCGGTAATGTTCGACAAAATCACGGATAGAATTAAAAAACTATGCTATGGTTTGAATGATTTGGTTGATGCTGTGAAAGTGGCAATGCGCGTAATTGAAGGACTTTATGATGGTGTTTCGACATCTGAACTAGATAATCTTGCTGCCGAAACTGCCGCGTCAATGACTATTGCACATCCTGATTATGCCCAATTAGCAGCCCGTATTGCAATCTCTAATTTACATTCAAACACAAAAAAATCATTCTCAGAAACGATGAATGATATGTTCAATTATGTGAATCCAAGAAACGGTCAATATGCACCGTTAGTTTCTGATGAAGTGCATAAAGTAATTATGGATAATGCGGAGTTTTTAGATTCCCACATTATATACAATAGAGATTTCAATTACGATTATTTTGGTTTTAAAACCTTAGAAAGATCGTATTTGCTAAAAATAAATGGTAAAATCGTGGAACGTCCGCAACATATGTTGATGCGTGTGTCTGTTGGGATTCACTTAGACGATTTGAAATCGGTAATAGAAACCTACGACTTAATGTCGAAAAAATTCTTTACGCATGCAACACCAACATTGTTTAATGCTGGAACTCCAAAACCTCAAATGTCTTCTTGTTTCCTTTTGGCCATGCAAGACGATAGTATTGATGGGATTTATGACACGTTGAAACAAACGGCTAAAATCTCACAATCAGCAGGTGGAATAGGACTTTCTATTCACAATGTAAGAGCAACTGGTTCTTATATTCGTGGTACTAACGGAACGTCTAACGGAATTGTTCCTATGTTGCGTGTTTTCAATGATACAGCACGTTATGTAGATCAAGGAGGAGGAAAACGTAAAGGAAGTTTTGCCATTTATATCGAAACTTGGCATGCGGATATCTTTGAATTCCTTGACTTGAAAAAGAATACCGGAAAAGAAGAAATGCGTGCAAGAGATTTGTTTTTTGCGATGTGGACTTCGGATTTGTTTATGAAAAGAGTACAAGAAGACAGTTATTGGACCTTAATGTGTCCTAATGAATGTCCTGGATTGTATGACGTTTATGGAGACGATTTCGAAAAAATGTACACGGATTACGAAAAAGCTGGAAAAGGTAGAAAAACTATCAAAGCACATGAATTGTGGGAGAAAATTCTAGAATCGCAAATCGAAACTGGAACGCCTTACATGTTGTACAAAGATGCAGCCAATAGAAAATCAAACCAAAAAAATCTAGGTACGATTCGTTCTTCGAATTTGTGTACGGAGATTATGGAATACACATCTACAGATGAAATTGCAGTTTGTAACTTGGCTTCACTTTCGTTGCCAATGTTTGTGGAAAACAAAAAATTCAATCATGACTTGTTATTCAGCGTTACCAAACGTGTAACTAGAAACTTGAATAAAGTAATTGATAGAAATTATTATCCAGTAAAAGAGGCCGAAAACTCCAATATGCGTCACAGACCAGTTGGTCTTGGAGTACAAGGACTAGCGGATGCTTTCATTATGCTTCGTATGCCATTTACGAGTGACGAAGCGAAGAAACTGAATCAGGAAATTTTTGAGACCCTGTACTTTGCAGCAGTAACCGCATCGATGGAAATGGCCAAAGAAGAAGGGCCGTATTCTACTTTTGAAGGTTCGCCAATGTCACAAGGAGAATTTCAGTACAATTTGTGGGGATTGAAAGATGAGGAATTATCAGGTCGTTGGGATTGGGCTTCTTTGCGAAAAGAAGTGATGGAACACGGGGTGAGAAACTCCTTATTAGTAGCGCCGATGCCAACCGCTTCGACTTCTCAAATATTGGGTAACAATGAAGCATTCGAACCATATACTTCTAATATTTACACCAGAAGAGTACTTTCGGGTGAGTTTATTGTGGTAAACAAACACTTGTTACACGATTTAGTAGAACGCGGTTTGTGGAACGAAACATTGAAACAAGAATTGATGCGAAATAACGGTTCTGTTCAAGCACTTGATATTCCGCAGGACTTGAAAGAATTGTACAAAACTGTATGGGAAATGTCTATGAAAGATATTATTGATATGTCACGTCAGCGTGGGTATTTTGTCGATCAATCACAATCATTGAATTTATTCATGCAAAATGCCAATTATTCTAAATTGACATCGATGCATTTCTACGCTTGGCAATCCGGATTGAAAACAGGAATGTATTATTTGAGAACAAAAGCTGCGGTGGATGCGATTAAATTTACATTGAATAATGATAAAAAAGCAGAACCAATTGAAATTAAAGAGCAACCCGTTTTGGAGCGATTAGAGTCAATTGCCGTTTTAAATGAACCTGTTGAAATGACTGCTGAAGAATACAGAGCAATGATTGAACTGGCTAAAAATGCTGGTCCAGACGAATGCGAAATGTGTGGGTCTTAA
- a CDS encoding RDD family protein, protein MESKEFAVTEDLLASKSQRFLNFSIDLGIVYIIQITIGTTIDIIGDLTRSYAASNWLKSLTLIENFFFGLVILFFYYGLSELYFSRTFGKYFTKTIVVKHNGSKPNMKSIIIRTVSRLIPLEPFSFLTAERGWHDTLSVTYVVKKHEFVAKKKLFSEE, encoded by the coding sequence ATGGAAAGTAAAGAATTTGCCGTCACAGAAGATTTATTAGCTTCCAAAAGTCAACGTTTTCTGAATTTTAGTATTGATTTAGGGATTGTTTATATAATACAAATTACAATTGGAACAACCATCGATATTATTGGAGATTTGACGCGAAGTTATGCTGCATCGAATTGGTTGAAATCATTGACTTTGATTGAAAATTTTTTCTTTGGACTTGTAATCTTATTTTTTTACTACGGATTATCAGAACTGTATTTCTCCAGAACTTTTGGAAAATATTTTACGAAAACAATAGTTGTCAAGCATAATGGTTCAAAGCCCAACATGAAAAGCATTATTATCCGAACTGTATCGAGATTAATTCCTTTGGAGCCTTTTTCTTTTTTAACTGCTGAGCGAGGATGGCATGATACATTATCCGTTACGTATGTGGTTAAAAAGCATGAGTTTGTTGCAAAAAAGAAATTATTTTCTGAAGAATAA
- a CDS encoding deoxyguanosinetriphosphate triphosphohydrolase, producing the protein MNWEQLLSLKRQGDKGKRLRVEQDDTRLGFEVDYDRIIFSAAFRSLQDKTQVIPLSKTDFVHTRLTHSLEVSVVGRSLGRLVGKKIIEKYPHLKEVHGYHMNDFGAIVAAASLAHDIGNPPFGHSGEKAIGEYFSIGKGQQYKDQLTAKEWQDLIDFEGNANGFSVLTASRPGIEGGLRISYATLGAFMKYPKESLPKKPTKDIADKKYGFFQTEKAFFQEVALDMGLIPNKSGDNIGFERHPLAYLVEAADDICYTIIDFEDGINLGLVSEDFALEYLIKLVKDSIDTSKYKTLETKEDRISYLRALAIGSLINDAVKVFIENEALILAGKFPYAIMDKSKYKAQMDDIIKISVKNIYQSREVIEKEIVGYQIIQTLLDKFITAFNNKFNGNASNYDSLIMKMLPEKHHLEKENLYGRLLHICHYVSLLTDGNALELFETINGRKKN; encoded by the coding sequence ATGAACTGGGAACAACTTTTATCACTAAAACGACAAGGCGACAAAGGCAAAAGATTGCGTGTAGAACAAGATGATACCCGCTTGGGTTTTGAAGTCGATTACGACCGTATCATTTTCTCAGCCGCTTTTAGAAGTTTGCAGGATAAAACCCAAGTTATTCCGTTATCAAAAACTGATTTTGTGCATACTCGACTGACACACAGTTTAGAAGTTTCGGTTGTTGGACGTTCTTTAGGACGATTGGTTGGTAAAAAAATCATCGAAAAATACCCGCATCTGAAAGAAGTTCACGGCTATCACATGAATGATTTTGGAGCTATCGTAGCTGCAGCATCTTTGGCGCATGATATTGGGAATCCGCCTTTTGGACATTCCGGTGAAAAAGCGATTGGCGAATATTTTTCCATTGGAAAAGGACAGCAATACAAAGACCAGCTTACGGCAAAAGAATGGCAGGATTTAATTGATTTTGAAGGAAATGCAAATGGTTTTTCGGTATTGACAGCTAGTCGTCCCGGAATTGAAGGCGGACTTCGAATTTCGTATGCGACTCTTGGTGCTTTTATGAAATATCCAAAAGAAAGTTTGCCGAAAAAACCAACAAAGGACATTGCTGACAAAAAATACGGTTTCTTTCAAACTGAAAAAGCTTTTTTTCAAGAAGTGGCTCTTGATATGGGTTTGATTCCAAATAAATCCGGAGATAATATAGGTTTCGAAAGACATCCTTTGGCATACTTAGTCGAAGCTGCGGATGATATTTGTTACACCATTATTGATTTTGAAGACGGAATCAATTTAGGATTGGTTTCGGAGGATTTTGCGTTGGAATATTTGATAAAATTGGTAAAAGACAGCATTGACACTTCGAAATATAAGACCTTAGAAACCAAAGAAGATCGCATCAGTTATTTGCGTGCTTTAGCAATTGGGAGTTTAATCAATGATGCGGTAAAGGTTTTTATCGAAAATGAAGCATTAATTTTGGCTGGGAAATTCCCGTATGCTATAATGGATAAAAGTAAGTACAAAGCACAGATGGATGACATTATCAAAATCAGTGTTAAAAACATTTACCAAAGCCGTGAAGTTATTGAGAAAGAAATTGTTGGGTATCAAATTATACAAACGTTGTTGGATAAATTCATAACAGCTTTTAATAATAAATTCAACGGAAATGCGTCTAATTACGATTCCTTAATTATGAAAATGTTGCCAGAAAAGCATCATTTGGAAAAAGAGAATCTATATGGAAGACTGCTCCATATTTGTCATTATGTGTCGCTTTTGACCGATGGGAATGCACTTGAATTATTTGAAACTATTAATGGTAGAAAGAAGAATTAA
- a CDS encoding DUF3078 domain-containing protein: MKLLTYTFLILSLSISFNCFAQEVRITPLSDTLSPIKTLSTANRPLKVALKIQTLTHYLPLSHWTKKNSLGFDISEVAFVNWSAGGTSSISGLFKGKFHRVYARSNYNWSNELIVKYGLNKQDGIDIRKTEDALQLNSTFGYRKDTLSNWYHSAKFNFNTQFTNGYAYPNTEKAISKPFAPAYIFMGVGAENIDKDKKRTFYISPFTFKTTLVLDQRLANQGAFGVAKATYDLDGNLLTEGEQSKMELGFLITNKYKKEIFKNINLENRLSLYSDYVNRFGNIDIDCDFLVELVVNQYVKANIGAHVIYDDDIKSKREIAGIQVTEGPKTQVRQAIGVGIEYVF; the protein is encoded by the coding sequence ATGAAGCTATTAACCTACACTTTTCTCATACTTAGCCTTTCTATCTCTTTTAATTGTTTTGCTCAAGAAGTAAGAATTACACCGTTATCTGATACTCTTAGTCCAATAAAAACCCTATCAACTGCAAATAGGCCGTTGAAAGTAGCATTAAAAATACAAACTCTAACACATTATCTTCCATTATCGCATTGGACAAAAAAAAACAGTTTAGGATTCGACATCTCTGAAGTTGCTTTTGTCAACTGGAGTGCAGGAGGAACTAGTTCGATTTCAGGATTGTTTAAAGGGAAATTCCATAGAGTTTATGCGAGGAGTAATTACAACTGGTCAAACGAACTAATTGTTAAATATGGTTTAAACAAACAAGACGGAATTGATATACGAAAAACAGAGGACGCCTTACAATTAAACTCCACATTTGGCTATAGAAAAGACACTCTTTCTAATTGGTATCACTCAGCAAAATTTAATTTCAACACGCAATTCACGAATGGTTATGCCTATCCAAATACAGAAAAAGCAATCTCAAAACCTTTTGCGCCAGCCTATATTTTTATGGGAGTAGGTGCTGAGAATATTGATAAAGATAAGAAAAGAACATTTTATATTTCCCCATTTACATTTAAAACTACTTTGGTTTTAGACCAAAGATTAGCGAATCAAGGTGCTTTTGGTGTTGCAAAAGCAACCTATGACTTGGATGGAAATCTACTCACCGAAGGGGAACAATCAAAAATGGAACTTGGATTTTTAATAACTAATAAATACAAAAAAGAAATCTTCAAAAATATTAATCTAGAAAATCGCCTAAGCTTATATTCTGACTATGTAAATCGTTTTGGAAACATCGATATAGATTGTGATTTTCTAGTAGAACTTGTAGTAAATCAATATGTAAAAGCAAACATTGGAGCACATGTTATCTATGACGACGATATCAAATCAAAAAGAGAGATCGCAGGAATACAAGTAACCGAGGGCCCAAAAACACAAGTTCGACAAGCTATTGGTGTAGGAATTGAATATGTTTTTTAA
- a CDS encoding 1-deoxy-D-xylulose-5-phosphate synthase, which yields MSDNLLSNINNPTDLRLLDVAQLPQVAQELRDFIIDIVAVKEGHLGASLGVVELTIALHYVFDTPNDLLIWDVGHQAYGHKILTGRRENFHTNRQLGGISGFPKRSESIYDAFGVGHSSTSISAALGMAIASNLKGDFHKQHIAVIGDASIASGMAFEGLNHAGVTDANLLVILNDNAIGIDPSVGALKQYLTAVKEGKNPRQNNMIKSLNFDYSGPIDGHDIFAVIKELKRLQKTKGPKFLHIITTKGKGLLQAEENQVKYHAPGKFDAATGEIHIKSEENLPPKYQDVFGLTVLDLAKSNEKIIGITPAMPSGSSLKFMMDAFPKRAFDVGIAEQHAVTLAAGMATQGMIVYCNIYSTFLQRAYDQIIHDVALQNLPVIFCLDRAGLVGEDGATHHGVFDLAYLRCIPNMIVYAPMNEIALQNILYTAQLGLNHPIAIRYPRGRGVIADWQTQHLGKYEKIAIGKSICIKEGTKVAVLSNGTIGNNVTLAIAKMNHPETIAHYDFSFVKPLDKNALHTICTEFTTIITIEDGTVKGGFGSAILEYAAENKHTPKITVLGIPDEFIEHGTVAELQQYCKIDVKSLEILFSSY from the coding sequence ATGTCAGATAATTTACTTTCAAACATCAATAACCCAACCGATTTACGACTGCTTGACGTAGCCCAACTTCCTCAAGTAGCCCAAGAATTACGCGATTTTATTATCGACATTGTGGCTGTAAAAGAAGGTCATCTCGGTGCAAGCCTGGGAGTTGTAGAATTGACAATTGCCTTGCATTATGTTTTTGACACCCCAAACGATTTATTGATTTGGGATGTAGGTCATCAAGCCTATGGACATAAAATACTCACCGGCCGAAGAGAAAATTTTCATACCAACAGGCAACTCGGCGGTATTTCCGGTTTCCCAAAAAGGAGTGAGAGTATTTACGATGCTTTTGGAGTAGGCCACTCCTCTACTTCTATTTCGGCAGCATTAGGAATGGCAATAGCTTCTAATTTGAAAGGCGATTTCCACAAACAACACATTGCGGTAATTGGAGACGCTTCAATTGCCTCAGGGATGGCTTTTGAAGGATTGAATCACGCCGGAGTTACCGATGCTAATTTACTGGTGATTCTCAATGATAACGCTATCGGGATTGATCCAAGCGTGGGTGCTTTAAAACAATACCTCACTGCCGTAAAAGAAGGAAAAAATCCGAGGCAAAATAACATGATTAAATCCCTGAATTTTGATTATTCGGGGCCTATTGACGGCCATGATATTTTTGCTGTTATCAAAGAATTGAAACGTTTACAAAAAACCAAAGGACCAAAATTCCTTCATATCATTACTACAAAAGGCAAAGGATTACTTCAAGCCGAAGAAAATCAGGTAAAATATCATGCTCCGGGAAAATTTGACGCTGCAACAGGGGAAATCCACATTAAATCCGAAGAAAATCTACCTCCAAAATATCAGGATGTTTTTGGCTTGACCGTATTGGATTTGGCTAAAAGTAATGAAAAAATCATAGGAATTACTCCTGCTATGCCATCGGGAAGTTCTTTAAAGTTCATGATGGACGCCTTCCCAAAACGCGCTTTTGACGTTGGAATTGCCGAACAACATGCGGTAACTTTGGCAGCTGGAATGGCAACTCAAGGAATGATTGTTTATTGCAATATTTACTCGACATTTTTACAAAGAGCATACGACCAAATAATTCACGATGTCGCTTTGCAAAACCTTCCGGTAATTTTTTGTCTGGACAGAGCTGGTTTAGTCGGAGAAGACGGAGCAACGCACCATGGTGTTTTCGATTTGGCTTATTTGCGTTGCATTCCTAACATGATTGTATACGCTCCAATGAATGAAATAGCATTGCAAAATATTTTATATACCGCACAATTAGGATTAAATCATCCAATAGCCATTCGTTATCCAAGAGGTCGAGGTGTCATTGCAGACTGGCAAACGCAACATCTTGGTAAGTACGAAAAAATAGCCATTGGAAAAAGCATTTGCATAAAAGAAGGTACAAAAGTTGCCGTTTTATCAAATGGAACTATTGGCAATAATGTTACTTTGGCAATAGCCAAAATGAATCATCCAGAAACTATTGCACATTACGATTTTTCATTCGTTAAACCATTAGACAAAAACGCATTACACACTATTTGCACTGAATTTACAACTATAATAACGATAGAAGATGGAACTGTAAAAGGTGGTTTTGGAAGTGCAATTCTCGAGTATGCTGCTGAGAATAAGCATACTCCAAAGATAACCGTTTTGGGTATTCCCGATGAGTTTATTGAACATGGAACTGTAGCTGAATTACAACAATACTGTAAAATTGACGTTAAAAGTCTTGAAATACTTTTTTCGAGCTATTAA
- a CDS encoding nucleoside deaminase has translation MINPFTDEYFMKKALQEAEIAFEKGEIPVGAIVVIDNKVIARGHNLTEMLIDVTAHAEMQAITAAANFLGGKYLIGCTLYVTLEPCQMCAGALYWSQISKIVYGASDDNRGFVKMGTQLHPKTTVVSGVLANDASDLMKRFFVERRK, from the coding sequence ATGATAAACCCATTTACCGACGAATATTTCATGAAAAAAGCTTTGCAGGAAGCTGAAATAGCTTTTGAAAAAGGCGAAATTCCTGTTGGAGCTATTGTTGTCATTGATAATAAAGTCATTGCGCGAGGTCATAATCTGACTGAAATGCTGATTGATGTTACGGCTCATGCCGAAATGCAGGCAATTACTGCCGCTGCAAATTTTCTTGGTGGGAAATATTTAATAGGTTGTACACTATATGTCACACTGGAACCTTGCCAGATGTGTGCAGGCGCTTTGTACTGGAGTCAAATTTCGAAAATTGTGTATGGTGCCAGCGATGACAATCGCGGTTTTGTAAAAATGGGAACGCAATTGCATCCTAAAACTACCGTTGTTTCTGGAGTTTTGGCAAATGATGCTAGTGATTTGATGAAGCGTTTTTTTGTGGAGCGGAGGAAATAA